A DNA window from Maribellus comscasis contains the following coding sequences:
- a CDS encoding (2Fe-2S)-binding protein: protein MARKLVCICNLVEEKEIVELLKKGADSTEDIQNLIKAGTTCGRCLPEIDQLVEEHKKTKPKDLQKKLDFGS from the coding sequence GTGGCAAGAAAACTCGTATGTATTTGTAATTTGGTAGAAGAAAAGGAAATTGTTGAACTGCTTAAAAAAGGAGCTGATTCAACAGAAGATATTCAAAATCTCATTAAGGCGGGAACAACATGTGGGCGTTGTTTACCCGAAATAGACCAACTGGTAGAAGAGCACAAAAAAACAAAACCCAAAGACCTGCAAAAAAAGCTGGACTTTGGGTCGTAA
- a CDS encoding PcfK-like family protein, whose product MKASNHFKNTIKAYLDQWAENDVLFSLQYSKPEKNIDDCVTYILNTVQKSGSNGFADEEIYSMAVHYYDEDNIDIGNPVNCQVVVNHVVKLTEEEKQQAHKEALQRVQNEAYAKLKQTTKRVKQPETVNQQSLFNF is encoded by the coding sequence ATGAAAGCATCAAACCATTTCAAAAACACCATTAAGGCATATTTAGACCAATGGGCTGAGAACGATGTATTGTTCTCACTTCAATATTCCAAACCTGAGAAGAATATAGACGATTGCGTGACTTACATTCTCAATACAGTCCAAAAATCGGGGAGCAACGGCTTTGCCGATGAAGAAATCTATTCAATGGCAGTACACTATTACGATGAAGACAACATTGATATTGGAAACCCTGTCAACTGCCAGGTGGTAGTCAATCATGTTGTTAAACTTACTGAAGAAGAAAAGCAACAGGCACACAAAGAAGCTCTGCAAAGGGTTCAAAACGAGGCTTATGCCAAACTCAAACAAACAACAAAAAGGGTGAAGCAGCCCGAAACAGTCAATCAACAATCACTATTTAACTTTTAA
- a CDS encoding fusion protein — MAKYYSVFAKTTTDTEVQVVKENQIVISYGYAMSESRYVVYKVEHINNRGFMYHLINTDTKAMDRTDIINPLSKKFGIGRYYDDVKPEFMDAFEVAILLQEAQVKAKAEEDEAEIERIKIGEVKQVGRKRFAEIFPETAQAIIVARLKQDESDMQTDYFASSTQRTVILGFSTHKRDIFSEMRKHASNFEETAYLSKFNQDYEHREKYSMGVGYYLGESKYHGWIIEKVPVYDRSRTIEEFAYIAGIEENIRINKPDGTPTDNPKLEDKTHCTMVEYSAKAVAVFGNTKPIKDELKAMGGRFNNRLTFKGEKIAGWIFPKSKEQRLACYFGLD; from the coding sequence ATGGCAAAGTATTATTCAGTATTCGCAAAAACTACCACCGATACCGAAGTACAGGTGGTGAAAGAAAATCAGATTGTAATCAGTTATGGTTATGCGATGAGTGAATCCCGCTATGTGGTTTACAAAGTGGAACACATCAACAACCGGGGATTTATGTATCATTTAATCAATACCGACACCAAAGCTATGGACAGAACCGACATAATAAACCCCTTGTCCAAAAAGTTCGGCATTGGCAGGTATTACGATGATGTAAAACCGGAATTTATGGATGCGTTTGAAGTGGCTATACTCCTTCAGGAAGCACAGGTGAAAGCCAAAGCAGAGGAGGACGAAGCCGAAATAGAGCGGATAAAGATTGGCGAAGTAAAACAGGTTGGCCGCAAACGCTTTGCCGAAATATTCCCGGAAACGGCACAGGCAATTATTGTGGCAAGGTTGAAGCAGGATGAAAGTGATATGCAAACCGACTACTTTGCAAGTAGCACACAGCGCACCGTCATTTTAGGTTTTTCCACACACAAAAGGGACATTTTTTCGGAGATGCGTAAACACGCCTCAAATTTCGAAGAAACTGCTTACCTCTCGAAATTCAATCAGGATTACGAACATCGGGAAAAATACAGCATGGGTGTAGGTTACTATCTGGGAGAAAGCAAATATCACGGGTGGATAATTGAAAAGGTACCTGTATATGACCGCTCCAGAACGATTGAGGAATTCGCATACATCGCAGGCATCGAAGAAAACATTCGCATAAATAAGCCTGACGGGACACCGACAGATAACCCCAAATTGGAAGACAAAACCCATTGTACAATGGTGGAGTATTCAGCCAAAGCGGTCGCTGTTTTCGGAAATACCAAGCCAATTAAAGACGAACTCAAAGCAATGGGCGGACGGTTTAATAATCGATTGACTTTTAAGGGAGAAAAAATCGCAGGCTGGATATTTCCTAAGTCAAAAGAACAGCGTTTAGCCTGCTATTTCGGATTGGATTAA
- a CDS encoding HD domain-containing protein — MNEDGVNLSIKFLNSYIESFKDLSEEQENNFVIKQNHSKRVAENALGLSEKLELPEKDKRLAFIIAMFHDIGRFLQLVQYNTFNDSKSVDHAELGVEVLKNERIPEQLSCGEENVIYSAILAHNKFEIPKKLSEQEQLHAKILRDADKLDILKVLTDYYSNRNAAPNHTLTWELPKSAWVSDAVAKEILAGKLVSKKNVASELDVKIMQMSWIFDLNFKASVEYVLEKRYLEKIYESTSKSDRIIDIYRKVKVFAENKMMK; from the coding sequence ATGAATGAAGATGGAGTTAACCTTTCAATAAAATTTTTAAACTCGTATATTGAGAGTTTTAAGGACTTGAGTGAAGAACAGGAGAATAATTTTGTTATCAAACAAAACCATTCCAAACGAGTTGCGGAGAATGCTTTGGGTTTATCAGAGAAGTTGGAACTTCCGGAGAAAGATAAAAGATTAGCATTTATCATTGCCATGTTTCATGATATTGGGCGTTTTCTGCAGTTGGTACAATATAATACATTTAACGACTCGAAATCAGTCGATCATGCAGAACTGGGCGTTGAAGTCCTTAAAAATGAAAGGATTCCTGAACAGTTGAGCTGCGGCGAAGAAAATGTAATTTATTCGGCCATTTTAGCGCACAATAAATTTGAAATTCCTAAAAAGTTGAGTGAGCAGGAACAGCTGCATGCCAAAATACTCCGGGACGCTGATAAACTTGATATTCTGAAGGTATTGACAGATTATTACTCAAACAGGAATGCGGCGCCAAATCACACCTTAACCTGGGAATTGCCAAAGTCTGCATGGGTTTCGGATGCTGTGGCCAAGGAGATTCTTGCCGGAAAACTGGTTTCCAAAAAGAATGTTGCTTCGGAGCTTGATGTGAAGATTATGCAAATGTCGTGGATATTTGATTTGAACTTTAAGGCTTCAGTTGAGTATGTTTTAGAAAAGAGATATCTTGAGAAGATTTATGAGTCGACATCAAAAAGTGACAGAATTATTGATATATACAGAAAGGTTAAGGTGTTTGCCGAAAATAAAATGATGAAATAA
- a CDS encoding PcfJ domain-containing protein: protein MKPRNKFQKQVLALSNKLSAITETQYNCGYRNCIEHIGRRTKNGLITCLECGHSWTDKTARQHSICPQCNTKLVIKDTRQRVFDDYQYLFIITSCEGFQVLRFIYIDYKAKVGEKARYFHSEVVQRWIAPDGKSATLARLRPMGFFVHTWSFGSPLEIRPEKPLYNVVPTCIYSRQRLIPEIKRSGYTKQFFGLTPFDFFQFLLAENKAETLLKAGQTELFKFFALNNHRNISNYWASIRICIRSNYKIEDASMWCDYMDLLRFFGKDLHNAKYVCPPDLQREHDRYMRKKRERIERERREEAKKKALEDEAEFLKMKSRFFGICFTDGLVQVRVLESVEEVIQEGDALHHCVFTNDYHLKTDSLILSARIDEQRLETIELSLSKLQVLQSRGLCNENTEYHNRILRLVKKNMPLIQKRLIA from the coding sequence ATGAAACCACGAAATAAATTTCAAAAACAGGTTTTGGCGTTAAGCAACAAACTGTCAGCCATTACCGAAACCCAATATAATTGCGGCTACCGGAACTGTATCGAGCATATTGGGCGAAGGACAAAAAACGGGCTTATAACCTGTCTCGAATGCGGGCATTCGTGGACGGACAAAACTGCCCGACAACATTCCATTTGTCCGCAATGCAATACAAAACTGGTTATTAAGGACACACGGCAACGAGTTTTTGACGATTACCAATATCTCTTCATAATTACCTCTTGTGAAGGGTTTCAGGTATTACGATTCATTTACATCGATTACAAGGCAAAAGTTGGGGAAAAAGCACGGTATTTCCACTCTGAAGTGGTACAACGCTGGATAGCCCCTGACGGCAAATCTGCCACACTTGCTCGCTTGAGGCCAATGGGATTCTTTGTACATACATGGAGTTTTGGCAGCCCTCTTGAAATACGCCCCGAAAAGCCCCTGTACAATGTTGTCCCCACTTGTATTTATTCCCGGCAAAGACTAATCCCCGAAATTAAACGAAGTGGTTATACCAAGCAGTTTTTCGGCTTGACCCCATTTGATTTCTTCCAGTTCCTGCTCGCAGAAAATAAAGCCGAAACTTTGCTGAAAGCAGGGCAAACAGAGCTTTTCAAATTCTTTGCGCTCAATAACCATCGGAACATCAGCAATTACTGGGCTTCCATCCGCATCTGCATTCGCAGCAACTATAAAATAGAGGATGCTTCCATGTGGTGCGATTACATGGATTTACTCCGATTTTTCGGTAAAGACCTGCACAACGCTAAGTATGTTTGTCCTCCAGACCTGCAAAGGGAACATGACAGGTATATGAGAAAAAAAAGGGAACGCATAGAACGGGAACGCCGGGAAGAAGCCAAAAAGAAGGCCTTGGAAGATGAAGCTGAATTTCTGAAAATGAAATCCCGGTTTTTTGGCATCTGCTTTACTGACGGACTGGTACAGGTAAGAGTACTTGAAAGTGTGGAAGAAGTCATACAGGAAGGTGATGCCTTGCACCACTGTGTTTTTACGAACGATTACCACCTGAAAACCGATTCGCTTATCCTTTCAGCACGTATTGATGAGCAGCGATTGGAGACCATTGAACTATCCCTCTCAAAACTACAGGTACTCCAAAGCAGGGGGCTATGCAATGAAAATACAGAATACCACAACAGAATATTAAGGCTAGTGAAAAAAAACATGCCCCTAATCCAAAAGAGATTAATAGCTTAA
- a CDS encoding recombinase family protein: MRIADLYIRVSTDEQADKGYSQRDQEERLTKYCEINNIEVRKVVFEDHSAKTFKRPAWTKLLGELRKRRGQSDLILFTKWDRFSRNAGDAYQMISTLRNLGVEPQAVEQPLDLSIPENKMMLAFYLAAPEVENDRRALNVFHGMRRAKKEGRWMGTAPIGYANKVSETGIKYIAPKEVIGEIMKWVFEELARGQFNTEQVWKMAKSKGLKCSKNAFWLAIRNPLYCGKIFIPKYKDEESYFVTGQHEPLITETLFYKVQDVLDGRKKVQRTKILVNNNLPLRGFLICPQCGRLLSGSASKGRTKYYHYYHCTGGCDFRHSAIDLNEKIVDKISEYVRPIPKLKLYKEVIVNRYNEKTKAQKGDIQQIKLQLQEENKRLSKARELLLCGDIEAEDYRIMKSEIETRITRLEAKLTGSISDSENIEPLWDKAISNISRLDSLYENGSISQKRKIIGSVFPEKLTFDGIRFRTTRINEALGYILLIDNKIGGKKNGTNSSILNLSRNVTLPGFEPRS, from the coding sequence ATGAGAATTGCAGATTTATATATTCGTGTCAGCACCGATGAACAGGCAGATAAAGGCTACTCCCAGCGAGACCAGGAAGAACGGCTGACAAAGTATTGCGAAATAAACAATATCGAAGTCCGAAAAGTCGTTTTTGAGGACCATTCAGCAAAAACATTCAAGCGTCCGGCCTGGACAAAGTTATTGGGTGAATTGCGAAAACGCCGTGGGCAATCGGATTTAATCCTTTTCACCAAATGGGACAGGTTTAGCCGAAATGCAGGCGATGCCTATCAAATGATCAGTACGCTTCGTAACCTGGGTGTTGAGCCACAGGCAGTAGAACAACCGTTGGACTTATCCATTCCTGAAAATAAAATGATGCTTGCTTTTTATTTGGCTGCTCCGGAAGTGGAAAATGACCGTAGGGCGCTGAATGTCTTTCACGGAATGCGACGTGCAAAAAAAGAAGGAAGGTGGATGGGAACTGCACCTATAGGTTACGCGAATAAAGTTTCGGAAACCGGGATAAAGTATATCGCGCCGAAAGAGGTTATCGGGGAAATAATGAAATGGGTATTCGAAGAACTAGCCCGTGGCCAGTTTAATACAGAACAAGTGTGGAAAATGGCCAAATCCAAAGGATTAAAATGCAGTAAAAACGCATTTTGGCTGGCCATCAGAAATCCACTTTATTGCGGGAAGATATTTATTCCAAAATACAAGGATGAAGAAAGTTACTTTGTAACCGGTCAGCACGAGCCTTTAATTACCGAAACTTTGTTTTACAAGGTACAGGACGTACTTGACGGGCGCAAAAAGGTTCAGAGGACAAAAATACTTGTCAATAATAACCTTCCATTAAGGGGTTTTCTTATCTGTCCACAGTGCGGACGGCTGTTATCGGGGAGCGCATCAAAAGGAAGAACTAAATATTATCACTATTATCATTGCACGGGAGGTTGTGATTTCAGGCACAGTGCAATTGATTTAAACGAAAAGATTGTTGATAAAATTAGTGAATATGTACGACCAATCCCTAAATTGAAATTGTACAAAGAAGTTATAGTGAACCGTTATAATGAAAAAACTAAAGCTCAAAAGGGAGATATCCAGCAAATAAAACTTCAACTACAGGAAGAAAACAAACGGCTATCCAAAGCAAGGGAATTGCTTTTATGTGGAGATATTGAGGCTGAAGACTACCGCATAATGAAATCTGAAATTGAAACGCGAATTACCAGACTTGAAGCGAAATTAACTGGCTCCATAAGTGATTCTGAAAACATAGAACCCTTATGGGATAAGGCTATAAGCAATATTTCCCGTCTCGATTCATTATACGAAAATGGCAGTATTTCCCAGAAAAGAAAAATCATTGGTTCGGTCTTCCCTGAAAAATTGACATTTGACGGAATTCGTTTTCGAACCACAAGAATTAATGAAGCACTGGGATATATCTTGCTGATAGACAATAAAATAGGAGGCAAAAAAAATGGGACAAACTCATCAATTTTGAATTTGTCCCGTAACGTGACCCTACCGGGATTCGAACCCAGATCATAA
- a CDS encoding JAB domain-containing protein, translated as MKVNYFSIPEITVSYNDNVKASERFVVKCSEDASQIFAEAHKDCMEHHEEVNVLFLNRANRVIGISCVSKGGLDGTVVDIRIILQTALKANCSSVMLSHNHPSGSRKPSQADIAITQKLKDGCKAVGLLLLDHLIITGEGYMSFADEGLL; from the coding sequence ATGAAAGTTAATTATTTCTCCATTCCGGAAATTACAGTGTCGTATAATGACAACGTAAAAGCTTCAGAACGTTTTGTTGTTAAATGTTCAGAAGATGCTTCGCAGATATTTGCCGAGGCGCATAAAGATTGTATGGAACACCACGAGGAAGTGAACGTATTGTTCCTGAACCGTGCCAACCGGGTAATTGGAATAAGCTGTGTCAGCAAAGGCGGACTGGATGGTACTGTAGTTGATATACGGATTATTCTGCAAACTGCTCTGAAAGCGAATTGCTCATCGGTGATGCTTTCTCACAATCACCCAAGTGGTAGCCGGAAACCCAGTCAGGCAGATATTGCGATTACTCAAAAACTGAAAGATGGCTGCAAAGCCGTTGGACTGTTACTCTTAGACCACCTGATTATAACTGGTGAAGGTTACATGAGCTTCGCCGATGAAGGGCTTTTATAG
- a CDS encoding DUF3873 family protein: protein MKTNDSINDNGCSACEQGNENYTTFRPAHHQNQTFYQYDYRHTDGELFSTTAPTLGECRSRRDKWLAKKDKMYKLFIGFRKLGEFDSILEAKQFADSSNFSGVFTLLGNNYSDKWYVSKKYWDNESDDNRYYRSEH, encoded by the coding sequence ATGAAAACCAACGATTCAATTAACGATAATGGGTGTTCAGCCTGTGAACAAGGGAATGAAAATTATACAACATTTCGTCCGGCACACCACCAAAATCAAACATTTTACCAGTACGATTACCGGCACACAGACGGGGAACTGTTTTCAACAACAGCCCCAACTTTGGGAGAGTGCCGGAGTCGTCGCGATAAATGGCTGGCGAAGAAGGATAAAATGTATAAACTCTTTATCGGGTTTCGAAAGTTAGGCGAATTTGATTCCATACTGGAAGCCAAACAATTTGCTGATAGCAGCAATTTTAGTGGCGTGTTTACCTTACTGGGCAACAACTATTCTGATAAGTGGTATGTATCTAAAAAATATTGGGACAATGAAAGCGACGATAACCGATATTACAGGAGCGAGCATTGA
- a CDS encoding secondary thiamine-phosphate synthase enzyme YjbQ — MQKIIKVSTPQHDILVDITSKVADIVKQSSVDTGLVNVYVQGATAGIMIQENWDDSVQNDVVNLFRKIIPHGVWQHDAQDNNGDSHLKAGIVGPSESIPIIDGKMGLSTWQNIFLCEFDGPRKERNIVVTIIETSK; from the coding sequence ATGCAGAAAATTATCAAAGTGTCAACCCCTCAACATGATATTCTGGTCGATATCACTTCAAAAGTTGCAGATATTGTCAAGCAAAGCTCTGTTGATACCGGGCTGGTAAATGTTTACGTTCAGGGAGCCACTGCCGGAATAATGATTCAGGAAAATTGGGATGATTCAGTTCAAAATGATGTGGTTAATCTGTTCCGGAAAATAATCCCGCACGGAGTGTGGCAACACGATGCACAGGATAATAATGGTGATTCCCATTTAAAAGCAGGAATTGTGGGACCAAGTGAAAGTATCCCGATAATTGACGGGAAGATGGGGCTTTCAACCTGGCAAAATATTTTTCTGTGTGAATTTGATGGCCCCCGAAAAGAAAGAAATATTGTAGTAACAATAATTGAAACTTCGAAATAG
- a CDS encoding SIR2 family protein → MTFEKAIEKIFEGNCILFTGSGFSFGAKNILTKASDIKSAPDLAKLLYRDSGYSSSNTDLKKAATAYLKKKSVYDLIDILKKEFTISEISSDHEYIGSFKWSKVYTTNYDDIIETAYKQNRTGEYLTPVTLSDHPNDFPDKDKVVVHLNGYIDDLTADTLNSDFRLVNRSYLTDDFEKSKWIEIFKGDIKACDAIFFVGFSLDYDLDIARIIHNSDINNKAYFIVWDKEDEINVETLKEFGDVQPISLSGFVQKIRDVKKGYIPTIHKLFNPLCFSQPILKKPLPKIRDIDFYNLLLFGDLNDHILYHSLLDPSKFKYFSLREGVEKVIDDIKDGKENFLIEAGLGNGKTLFLRALSILLIKEGYRVFFFEKYRACIESEIQKICDEYDKSVLIFDDYHTAKEHIAFFSLRRKSQILITSERIHLHEVIFEEIEDTIGEYETINIDSLTDNELTILDNYLSNYSLWKEFTTKPAERIEYMSTTCRRQMCNIILSRIKSPDLSKRIETIINNIKKKDEFYTAVIVILISESFRFRLELGELVETIGSAALNNPGFKANAHIKEFINFEQNQISFKSPILSQYILSNIVHPELVIDSLILIASNLDNKYDIHKPSKDKLISIINFRTIQKSINLNEPVWKREIFRFYETIKDYNFCRNNIHFWLQYAIARLSDYNYEIAGAYFEKCYELAKTIKGYDTYKIDNHYCRFILENEVENGNKSTCMNAFEHAHSILINTRRGEEKKHYPFRVAGQYERFYKKYFNALEAHHRKKFLTACDEMLKKCEKYLQLVGVAHVRYVHDTKRKLESILQENL, encoded by the coding sequence ATGACTTTTGAAAAAGCAATTGAAAAAATATTTGAAGGTAATTGTATTCTTTTTACTGGTTCAGGCTTTTCATTTGGAGCAAAAAATATTTTAACGAAAGCCTCTGATATAAAGAGTGCTCCAGATCTGGCAAAACTTTTATACAGAGATAGTGGATATAGTTCATCAAACACTGATTTAAAGAAAGCAGCTACTGCATATTTAAAAAAGAAATCTGTTTATGATTTAATAGATATATTAAAAAAGGAATTTACAATATCAGAAATTTCTTCAGATCATGAATATATTGGGTCTTTTAAATGGTCTAAGGTATACACTACTAATTATGACGATATTATTGAAACTGCATATAAACAAAACAGAACAGGAGAATATCTAACACCTGTAACTTTATCTGATCATCCTAATGATTTCCCAGACAAAGATAAGGTTGTTGTTCACTTAAATGGCTATATAGATGATTTGACTGCCGACACTCTTAATTCAGATTTTAGATTAGTAAATCGAAGTTATCTTACAGACGATTTTGAAAAATCAAAATGGATTGAAATATTTAAAGGAGACATTAAAGCTTGTGATGCCATATTTTTCGTTGGTTTTTCTTTAGATTATGATTTAGATATTGCACGTATAATACATAATAGTGATATTAATAATAAAGCATATTTTATCGTATGGGATAAAGAAGATGAAATTAATGTAGAAACATTAAAAGAGTTTGGTGATGTCCAGCCTATTAGCCTTTCAGGTTTTGTTCAAAAAATCAGAGATGTAAAAAAAGGCTACATCCCTACTATTCATAAGCTTTTTAATCCTTTATGTTTTTCTCAGCCAATATTAAAAAAACCTCTTCCCAAAATAAGGGATATCGATTTTTATAATCTATTATTATTTGGAGACTTAAACGATCATATTTTGTACCATTCTTTACTTGACCCCAGTAAATTCAAGTATTTCTCATTAAGGGAAGGAGTGGAAAAAGTAATTGATGACATTAAAGATGGAAAAGAGAATTTTCTTATAGAAGCAGGTTTAGGAAATGGGAAGACTTTATTTTTAAGAGCATTATCGATCCTCTTAATAAAAGAGGGATATAGGGTTTTCTTTTTTGAGAAATATCGAGCATGTATTGAATCAGAAATTCAAAAAATCTGTGATGAGTACGACAAATCTGTATTGATATTTGATGACTATCATACAGCCAAAGAACATATTGCCTTTTTTAGTTTGCGCAGAAAAAGTCAGATATTAATTACATCCGAGAGGATTCATTTGCACGAAGTCATTTTTGAAGAAATTGAAGATACTATTGGAGAATACGAAACAATCAATATTGATTCGTTGACGGATAATGAGCTTACAATCCTTGATAACTATTTGTCAAATTATTCTTTGTGGAAAGAATTTACCACAAAACCAGCGGAACGTATAGAATATATGAGCACAACATGTAGGCGACAGATGTGCAATATTATATTGTCAAGAATAAAAAGCCCCGACCTTTCGAAAAGAATAGAAACTATCATAAATAATATTAAAAAGAAGGACGAATTCTATACAGCCGTAATTGTCATACTAATAAGTGAAAGCTTTCGTTTTAGATTAGAATTAGGAGAATTGGTTGAAACTATAGGAAGTGCAGCATTAAATAATCCTGGTTTTAAAGCTAATGCACACATCAAAGAGTTTATTAATTTTGAACAAAACCAAATCTCTTTTAAGTCTCCTATTTTATCCCAATATATTTTGAGCAATATCGTACATCCAGAGCTCGTAATTGATTCTTTGATTCTAATTGCGAGTAATTTGGACAACAAATATGATATTCATAAGCCAAGTAAAGACAAGTTAATTTCCATCATAAATTTTCGAACGATACAAAAGTCCATAAATTTGAACGAGCCCGTTTGGAAAAGAGAAATATTTCGATTTTATGAAACCATCAAGGATTATAATTTTTGTAGAAACAATATTCATTTTTGGCTTCAATATGCCATAGCAAGATTATCCGATTATAATTATGAAATAGCTGGGGCATATTTTGAGAAGTGCTATGAGTTGGCAAAAACTATAAAGGGTTACGACACATATAAGATAGATAATCACTATTGCCGTTTTATATTAGAAAATGAAGTTGAAAATGGTAACAAATCAACTTGCATGAATGCTTTTGAGCATGCCCATTCTATTTTAATAAATACACGTAGAGGAGAAGAAAAAAAACACTATCCTTTTAGAGTTGCTGGCCAATACGAACGTTTTTACAAAAAATATTTTAACGCTTTAGAAGCTCATCATCGTAAAAAATTTCTTACTGCTTGTGATGAGATGCTTAAGAAATGTGAAAAATACCTACAATTAGTTGGCGTGGCTCATGTACGATATGTTCATGACACAAAAAGAAAATTGGAAAGTATTCTTCAAGAAAATCTATAA
- a CDS encoding DUF7258 domain-containing protein encodes MKSTEVNNSIIGKRCKCIFTGMMVTGVIEEITKDQHAAHVKVRFDEPHVWGNEQFEYNWSFARLSDGFGSLRYLEIIDDKYQTIRVFFSKTIREIDRDFVRDYTKWQRVNLKEWVDNYESSRFTQISECSTIITSDDTVHLIEWLKRNIQVKSIEELI; translated from the coding sequence ATGAAATCAACAGAAGTAAATAACAGCATAATAGGAAAACGTTGTAAGTGTATTTTCACCGGCATGATGGTTACCGGAGTGATTGAGGAAATTACAAAAGACCAACACGCAGCGCATGTAAAAGTACGTTTCGATGAACCGCACGTTTGGGGTAATGAACAATTTGAATACAACTGGTCATTCGCCCGTCTGTCAGATGGGTTTGGCTCACTACGATATCTGGAAATTATTGACGACAAATACCAAACTATCAGGGTATTTTTTTCGAAAACCATCCGGGAAATAGACCGGGATTTTGTCAGGGACTACACCAAATGGCAAAGGGTCAACCTGAAAGAATGGGTTGACAACTATGAATCTTCCCGCTTTACACAAATAAGCGAATGCAGTACGATAATTACCTCCGATGATACAGTCCATCTGATAGAATGGCTCAAAAGAAATATACAGGTAAAGTCAATTGAAGAATTAATCTAA